CCTAGTTTTGAAGCAGGGACTCTGACATAAAGGTCTTGTCCCCATTGAGAGAATTTTCTCATGTCAACCAGATTACTAAACCAAAGTAGACAGCCACTTCCTCCACCACGCATGTCTAAATTTGCATATGCTACACAAGAACAGTTTTCCAGACACAACTTCTTGCAATCCTCAAGATTCATGGTCTTACTAAACCATGATGAAGATGTGTCTGGCAATTTCATGTGCTTGTACTTCAAGAAGTCATCTGAGTGACTGTCATTGCAATTAGATTTAATTGTTGGGAAACAACCATTAGGCGAAATTGAGGAGTATTCAGAAAACTGGGGAGAATATCCTGTGATGCAATTACAGGTTGAATCGTCATTATCGATACTGCATATAGAATTTACACCACAAAAGGCATAATTTTCGCATTGATCCTTCCCTCCTGTCAAGAAGACTTGTTGGTTACTTGTTTCAGTTGTCCAATAAAAGCTTTCTCCGGTGCCAGAAGGGGTCAGCGTATATATGCTGAACATGGATTTATCAAGAAGCTTGAATTTATAAGACACCTCTTTTTCATTGAACACAAATATTTGTGATATTTTAAGAGTTGGATCTGGAAATCCGGGCCAAGACTGGCCATTCCATGGCCCCTTTCTGATCTTTATCTCAGGTCCCTTGTGTATAACTGCTTGAGGATATCCTTCCAGATCAAGTTTTAAAGTATATTCTCCCTCCGCAGGATCGTCAACACTTTTCCAAGAGGATAAAGATCTTTCTAGACCCGTCTCTAAGTTCCATCCAAGTTTCATTCCCGGCATCAACGTATCACATGGATAATCAAAACTCTGCCACAAGATGTTCTCCTGGTTAGATTGCTGTCCATTTTTCAAGACAAAATTTCCCGAATCCAAAAGATAAGCAATTGGATTATTCACTGCTTTGCTTGATATGTTGGATGACCAAATAGTGCTATTAGTTGCATTGAGAAGCTCTAGAATCCCTTTTTTGTTGAGTTTCAGAACTCCTGAGTTCTTCTCAAGAGGTGCATTTCGGTTAGCCACCCATACCACTGTTGAAGGGTAATTTGTGTACCATATACCCAAGTATCGTCTTGTTGAATTTTCCGGGCTAAAGAAACCCACTTTAGTAATTCCACCAGCTGAAACCAAAGTCTCGCCATCTCGGATGGATTGACTCACTGCTAAACTGTCTAGTGAAGTGGAAGTTTGAAACATGTAGGAAGATAAAAAGAACCAAATACATAACATTATGATGCTATGCGTCATTATGTTGTCGAATCAATAATGACTAATAAACTAGGGAAAATGAGGTTTAACGTTGAGTAAGCACTCTTGGAACACAGTGGCAAAAAATGACCATATATTACAATGAGAGTTGAACCAGATGCAGAAGCAAGTTGTTTATGGGATGGTTCATAGCGGAATAAACACGTTTTAGTTTAACGATGATCGGTTCCAATTGTTGTGAGAAGATAGAGTCAACTGTAGTTGGCAGCAACGTATATGTCAAGCCCAACAAAACTGTCCAATATTAAGTTCAAAGTCTTCATTAATCGAGCCAACTGTATTTCTTTTCCTCACTTCTCAACCATTAAAATTTCCTCAAATCTTAATAGAGACTAATTCTCACGCGTCCCCATTTTTGTATCATTCATGActgttttatagtttttaacaGAAGCAAACCAGGGAAGTCTATTTCATCACATATAGGTAAAGTTTAAGAAAAAATCCTTTAAAGAATAGTGAACATGAACTGAAGAAATAATGGTACATATCAAATACAAGTTGAGTTCGAAATGAATTAATTGTCATAAAGTCGAATTAAGGCATGTTTAGCTCAACATAGCTCATTTCGGCCCTAACTAAAACAATCTGCAGCTCGCCATCTCGCCTCCATtcttattaaattatgtttacAATTATGCATAAAGTTACATTTTTATGGATACGATGGAGTGTGCTCCTCCTCAACGTGTGTATtccaattttcttaatttagtaCGAGGATGAGTAGAACTGAGCGTAAGCATCAGATCCACCATTGACTTTTGAGTCTTGATGATATCCTAGAATAAGCCTCTACTCCAAAAATTCAATGCTTTTGAACCTTGAACTTGCTTAGAAAAGACCTAGATTTTCATTACAACTTTtttaatatctataaataatggGTGTGATtggtagaaaaaaaatgaataagatTGATGGAAATAGTgaagagagaaattaaattaatagaaaaaactaaaaactaaataaataaaaatagaagtgtttggtttatatatatatatatatatatattgaattagGAAAGAGAAATgggaaaaaaagggaaaaatggtATTGTTCATTTATACTATAGTAAATTACATAAACATTCCTAGAGAGGTTCGACAAAATTACGAGTCTCCCCTCCGTTTTGAAAATCCCTCCAaatgttcacctcacactttaACATCGTCTAGAGCGTGCTCGGTAGCCAAGATAAGAGGGGATCAAATAGGATAATTATCTTACCATATTGTAATCCGTTGTTTGTTGCACTAATAAGATGCGATAGTATTATCTTGTCGTTCATCTATATGATTGCtctaatatatttcttatcTTGATGGGATGGAACTAGGTTATGATCGACATGATAAGATAAGAgtttctctcttcctctctatatatatgtggtaataaattaacttataaaacatatgtaaatataaatatagtaacaaatataaatatgtatattatgcagtaatatattaattttatacaatatatagtttttaccgtttagttaaaattaattttttataattatcctagtcttaaaaaaaataaatttataacaaaaaatttaaaatattacttttagaaaattataagtaattttaatgaaacaatatttttaaaatttgagcaGATGCTATGTTATTTGATACACACCAAACATTGGATATAATTACAGCTTATCATATTCTTATTAAATCTTGTCTTTATCTTATTAGATATCCTATCATATTTTATTCTGACCACCAAATAAGACATTAATGTTTAACAGAAAGCAATCGTGTGATAGTCATGTGaacttttaatgaattttattttccataAATGCCTTTGTGTCCTTATATTGTCATTTGCTTCCACAAGagcaaagagaaaagaaatcgGCATCATACTTTAGGTTGTCTATTCATTCCTCAAAATAGGTTTACCATAAAAGatgcagtatttttttttttaagtattttttttaatatatgattgACAGAAACTTAACACTGTTTATAGGAAGGGGTAAAAGAAAGGTAAAAAAACATAGGAGAGGCTTatgtaattttatcaaatctccCATAAGATTTGTATAATTTACTCTTTATATTACTTTTGAGGAGAAACACACCTTTTTTCTGCCCACATATTTCACATCTACCAaatatgcataattttttttttcatttctcttatATTTTCACTCTCCTCCCTatttcttctccattttcattcTTACTGAACATGCCCTTAATTAGGTTGTTGACGATGTCAAAGAAATTCCCAGGTACTCTCACGATTGATAATGTTAAACTGTTCAATAACATACGTCTACGTCATACATTAAATGCTGTAAATGCCGTTCGACAACTTGCATCTACTTGCCTTTATGGAATATTGTTTCAACATTAAAAGATGTTGAAATTATATGTAAAGACTCAAAATAGATAGTTCAAGTCAAGCAGAAACGTTTGTCAAGCCTATATTCATAAATCAACATTTCCTTTTTATGGAATCCACAAGAATATGAACcacatttaaaatgaattcacCTAACAGTTTGGATTTTATGATCATAGAATCAAACTCATCGCCAGGTTTATTGATTACTGTAACATTTTGAAAGGGCTACTCTTTATGAGTAGActaataatttgtttgtttttccgtCTGATTCCGTTCAaaggattttctttttctcaaaaaataacTGCATAGTTGATCAAATGAGTAAGAAAACATAGCATATGACAGATTGTTATGACCATGGATGAAGGAAAAATTGCTTGCAGGAAAGAGAAAGTGATTTTGAATACATTGGCTGTTATGACCGTGTCTTGCCAAAGTCAATGATCAATACTGTTACATGCAGTTGTGGTTGGGTCAGTAGTTTTACTCGTGCTGGAGAGACAGGAAAATTTTCTCAAAGGGAAAAGTTTAACATACAGCCAAATAGTGTTTGACCCCAGACACCCCCACTACTAATAAAACAGTTTTTTACGTCGTTGATTCTACGATGGTTCTAAAGGACCGTCTTAGTAAGTTAGGCGATGAAATAATCGTAATTAAAAGAAAGACAACGACGACGTTTCTTGAAACCCATTGTTGTAGCGTAAGTAATTAACATACAAAGAGGGTCCTTGCCTGAGAACCGTCTTTGTATCAATAATGACTGCACGTGGCGCACACGTGCTTTTTGTTTCGTGTTTCTTTGCATTCGCGTCTCCTGATATTCCCACTTTCGTTGTTTCAGAAATATACGCGCCCTAGCTAGCAGCCCCACTCTCCTGCGCCATCAGTACCCATTTTCCGTGTCGTGCTCTCCGTTCAACCTTTCGTCTTCTGACTGAGCTCTGAAGAGGTCTTGAAGACACCCTTCTCCGAAGAAGCAACTTCCGTGACCACTCTTTACTTGCCAAGTTCTTTACAGTGTGAGGTTTATCGTGAAATACCATTTTGTTTTCTGTTCCCCTTTACACTTTTATGCAACAAAAATACttactttttttaactttgtaaCTTACCCAGATAACGTGCTTGGGCACTTTTGTGAAGTTGGAAAAGCTTGACCTAAAGCTCAACAATCTCACTTCAGTTCAggtacattttcctttttttaaaaaaaatgatttcgatttttaaaagtataattattgGCTGTTTGTTGTGCACGCTGctacaaatttcaaaaccctctctctctctctctctctctctctctagttACTCGCACCACTAGCaagttcttcttcttcgtcaAATTCATATGCGAACAAGGGTTTGATCTCcctctcactctctcttttacttctttatttatttttgtttaattttgtgtaattttacaaggttgaattTGAGTTGACGtgcatttttttgtgtgttttgtgCAGAGGTAGGAATTCACGCTCTTGCATTCTTAGACCGTTAGGATTCCAATTGTGGTTTGTGAATTTCTTCggtgttgtttgaatttgtaaTCGGTGATGAACTCATTTGTTTAGGGTTTGGCATGATTTTAGGTTTGTGTTTGATTAGCTCAGTTTTTGTGTGATGCTAATTCTCTTACTTATGTGCTTGGGCAGCCTAAATATATCTTGTATTCTGCACAGAAGAAGCTGAGAGAGGTTGAAGATGGTATGAGCATATTTTGGTTCTTTAGGTGTCCTCATTGTTAGTTTTCTTTGGGAGAATATATATGTGGTtcaaaaaaaacctttttattttgattggcAAGGAGGAGATGATTTTGATTGGAATACTGATGATGAGCTTGAAATTGAGAACTATAACTCTTCATCTTCATGTTTAACCCTTCCTAATGGGGATGCTGGAGAGGTAAGCTTTTAGACA
Above is a window of Glycine soja cultivar W05 chromosome 12, ASM419377v2, whole genome shotgun sequence DNA encoding:
- the LOC114379992 gene encoding G-type lectin S-receptor-like serine/threonine-protein kinase At4g27290; amino-acid sequence: MTHSIIMLCIWFFLSSYMFQTSTSLDSLAVSQSIRDGETLVSAGGITKVGFFSPENSTRRYLGIWYTNYPSTVVWVANRNAPLEKNSGVLKLNKKGILELLNATNSTIWSSNISSKAVNNPIAYLLDSGNFVLKNGQQSNQENILWQSFDYPCDTLMPGMKLGWNLETGLERSLSSWKSVDDPAEGEYTLKLDLEGYPQAVIHKGPEIKIRKGPWNGQSWPGFPDPTLKISQIFVFNEKEVSYKFKLLDKSMFSIYTLTPSGTGESFYWTTETSNQQVFLTGGKDQCENYAFCGVNSICSIDNDDSTCNCITGYSPQFSEYSSISPNGCFPTIKSNCNDSHSDDFLKYKHMKLPDTSSSWFSKTMNLEDCKKLCLENCSCVAYANLDMRGGGSGCLLWFSNLVDMRKFSQWGQDLYVRVPASKLGHVAAANGNLKKKIVGITVGVTIFGLIITCVCILILKNSGAARKIYGKHYKNIQRKEDIDLPNFNLSVLAKATENFSTKNKLGEGGFGQVYKIAFQGTLRDDKELVVKRLPKKSGQGLDELKTEVVFIAKLQHRNLVKLLGCCIEGEEKLLIYEYMANQSLDYFIFDWNKTKRKLLDWSKRSKIISGIARGLLYLHQDSRLRIIHRDLKTSNILLDTNFEPKISDFGVARSFLGDQDEANTNRVVGTYGYMPPKYATRGHFSVKSDVFSYGVIVLDIISGKKNMEISNSDNFNNLLGHAWRLWTEERELELLDEVLGEQCTTFEVIRCIQVGLLCVQQRPEDRPDMSSVVLMLNSDKLLPKPKIPGFYIENNITSETVNEHAVTA
- the LOC114378861 gene encoding DNA (cytosine-5)-methyltransferase DRM1-like — its product is MVLKDRLSKLGDEIIITCLGTFVKLEKLDLKLNNLTSVQPKYILYSAQKKLREVEDGGDDFDWNTDDELEIENYNSSSSCLTLPNGDAGEASSSAVLANSKVLDHFVNMGFSREMVSKVIQEYGEENEDKLLEELLSYKVS